A part of Lathamus discolor isolate bLatDis1 chromosome 17, bLatDis1.hap1, whole genome shotgun sequence genomic DNA contains:
- the LOC136023009 gene encoding transmembrane protein 45B-like produces MANFKGHALPGTFFLLFGLWWSVKYPLQYLSQKVTKKSHRIYCFQRVDAIEGGLKIIFAVIGMLAEQFVPDGPHLYLYGGEKRDWVKLMNWQHTTMYLFYGLSGVVDVFTYLSPEVPRGLDRLMLSVAVFVEGCLFYYHVLHRPMLDQHIHSLLLIAIFAGACSTMLEVFLRDNIVLEMFRAGVTIVQGTWFWQIGVVLFQPWGGPIWDEKDHSNIMFLTMCFFWHWAAAMAILAINYTLSYCCMQRRRGGSGEPYISLGVRHQKCDPSSQATFLSGSDEE; encoded by the exons ATGGCAAACTTCAAGGGCCATGCTCTTCCAGGCactttcttcctgctctttgGGCTCTGGTGGTCGGTGAAATACCCGCTGCAGTATCTCAGCCAGAAAGTAACTAAGAAATCCCACAGGATTTATTGCTTCCAGCGTGTGGACGCCATCGAAGGGGGACTCAAAATCATCTTCGCTGTCATAG ggatgctggcagagcagttCGTCCCGGATGGTCCTCACCTGTACCTCTACGGCGGGGAGAAGCGCGACTGGGTGAAGCTGATGAACTGGCAGCACACCACCATGTACCTCTTCTATGGCCTCTCCGGGGTGGTGGATGTCTTCACCTACCTCTCCCCAGAGGTGCCACGGGGTCTGGATCGCCTCATGCTGTCTGTGGCTGTGTTTGTTGAAG GTTGTCTCTTTTATTACCACGTCCTTCACCGCCCTATGCTGGACCAGCACATCCACTCCCTGCTCCTCATCGCCATCTTCGCAGGGGCCTGCAGCACCATGCTGGAGGTCTTCCTGCGGGACAACATTGTCCTGGAGATGTTCAGAGCCGGTGTCACCATCGTCCAGGGAACGTGGTTCTGGCAG ATCGGTGTCGTGCTGTTCCAGCCATGGGGAGGCCCAATATGGGATGAGAAGGACCACAGCAACATCATGTTCCTCACCATGTGCTTCTTCTGGCACTGGGCAGCCGCCATGGCCATCCTGGCTATAAACTACACTCTCAGTTACTG CTGCATGCAGAGGCGCAGGGGAGGCAGCGGGGAGCCCTACATCAGCCTCGGAGTCCGGCACCAGAAGTGTGACCCGAG